From Bifidobacterium longum subsp. longum JCM 1217, one genomic window encodes:
- a CDS encoding type II toxin-antitoxin system HipA family toxin yields MMRGERLHVWADGNHVGEFIRTSGGRVSFHYDSKEGAPISLSLPRTGKASGKTASAFLENLLPDDENARRRMALRLHLDSTDMFKLLADADTVGGLVFSDKPELPHHPIEAKPLDEEEIGNQIGYVRANGYNWFARDDEDEFYERDTPKCRFSIAGGQPKFTLARRAGVWLWPNASIPSTHIIKPEMRDCPGSHRVEDATLTLGTLCGLPVSEHGVLTANGTEAFITRRFDRIVDGNNVRRIHCEDLAQAMGMDPESKYEIDAASCVRFLHHFDASDETGYEWVRRLAFNVSSGDSDSHGKNYSIVLAENGFRFAPMYDMTVTRIWPHVDQEMAMPINGVEFAELLTPSDWEAFAEEAGLDGERVAHIARTMAGAVLDHLDEASAGLPDSLRESMRKAVSKANENIQPLHGRMPKPKANTASFGGGGVWVSPHIRSGYPVSGYWRSR; encoded by the coding sequence ATGATGCGAGGAGAACGACTGCATGTCTGGGCCGACGGAAACCATGTGGGGGAATTCATACGAACCTCCGGCGGACGTGTTTCATTCCACTATGATTCCAAGGAAGGCGCGCCGATAAGCCTCAGTCTGCCCAGAACCGGGAAAGCTTCCGGAAAAACGGCGTCGGCCTTTCTCGAAAACCTGCTTCCCGACGATGAGAACGCCCGTCGTAGGATGGCGCTGCGACTCCATCTGGATTCGACGGACATGTTCAAACTTCTTGCGGATGCGGATACAGTAGGCGGACTCGTATTCTCGGACAAGCCCGAACTCCCGCATCATCCCATCGAGGCGAAACCCCTCGACGAGGAGGAAATCGGCAATCAGATAGGATATGTGCGTGCGAACGGATACAACTGGTTCGCACGGGATGATGAGGATGAGTTCTATGAGCGGGATACGCCGAAATGCCGTTTCTCCATCGCCGGAGGCCAGCCCAAGTTCACGCTCGCCCGACGTGCCGGTGTCTGGCTCTGGCCCAACGCGTCCATCCCCTCCACCCATATCATCAAACCTGAAATGAGGGATTGCCCCGGCAGTCACAGGGTGGAGGATGCCACCCTGACGCTCGGGACTCTTTGCGGATTGCCGGTATCCGAGCATGGCGTTCTCACCGCGAATGGGACGGAGGCCTTCATCACCCGACGTTTCGACCGCATCGTGGATGGAAACAACGTGAGACGAATCCATTGCGAGGATCTAGCGCAGGCCATGGGCATGGATCCCGAATCCAAGTATGAAATCGACGCCGCAAGCTGCGTCCGTTTCCTGCATCATTTCGATGCAAGCGATGAAACCGGATACGAGTGGGTTCGCCGGCTTGCCTTCAACGTCTCATCGGGCGATTCGGACTCCCATGGCAAGAACTATTCGATTGTTCTTGCCGAAAACGGGTTCCGTTTCGCGCCGATGTACGACATGACGGTCACCAGAATATGGCCTCATGTGGATCAGGAGATGGCGATGCCCATCAACGGAGTCGAATTCGCGGAACTGCTCACCCCATCCGACTGGGAGGCCTTCGCGGAGGAGGCCGGTTTGGACGGGGAGCGTGTGGCGCATATCGCCCGGACCATGGCGGGAGCCGTTCTCGACCATCTGGATGAGGCATCGGCCGGTTTGCCCGATTCGCTGAGGGAATCCATGCGTAAGGCGGTTTCGAAGGCAAACGAGAACATCCAGCCACTGCACGGAAGGATGCCGAAGCCAAAGGCGAATACGGCATCCTTCGGCGGGGGCGGCGTCTGGGTGAGCCCTCATATCCGAAGCGGATATCCGGTCAGTGGATACTGGCGTAGCCGCTGA
- a CDS encoding DNA-methyltransferase, translating to MSLMRWDDGRIRLMPGDCRDLIAMLPDNSVASVVTDPPYEIGFMNLGFDSTGIAFDVILWKDILRVLKPGGHVAAFGASRTYHRLACAIEDAGFEIRDQIDWVYASGMPHGSDARLLVDRELGAERTHVAGKGHAGAGYSDTNGFGGSSTANGGKAKSEWDAPATEQGEQWSGWYSQLKPAHEPICLARKPLDGTLAHNLLGHGTGALHIDACRVPFRNPADETEAKNKNRHGRFGSGPRDNHVYGADNANRTDYKADARFAPNMLFDRTMAGELDRQSGVTVSRKGKSRASTKPGDGWGMTHTGAEYDDMGGASRFYPVFRYCPKAGPGERPTVDGIRHPTVKPLELMRWLVRLVTPPDGLVLEPFAGSGATLEACRVENMRCVAAEMDSDYVRLIARRMARPTSPVLF from the coding sequence ATGAGTCTTATGCGATGGGATGACGGCCGCATCCGTCTGATGCCGGGGGATTGCCGCGACCTCATCGCCATGCTGCCGGACAACAGCGTGGCTTCCGTCGTCACCGACCCGCCGTACGAGATCGGTTTCATGAACCTGGGCTTCGATTCGACGGGCATCGCATTCGACGTGATCCTGTGGAAGGACATTCTGCGCGTCCTGAAGCCGGGCGGGCATGTGGCCGCGTTCGGCGCGAGCCGCACATATCATCGGCTCGCCTGCGCGATCGAGGACGCGGGCTTCGAAATCCGCGACCAGATCGACTGGGTGTACGCAAGCGGCATGCCACACGGTTCGGATGCGAGACTGCTCGTGGACAGGGAATTGGGTGCGGAACGCACCCATGTGGCCGGTAAAGGTCATGCTGGCGCAGGATATTCGGACACCAACGGCTTCGGAGGTTCCAGCACCGCGAACGGCGGCAAGGCGAAATCCGAATGGGATGCGCCCGCCACCGAACAGGGCGAACAATGGTCCGGCTGGTACAGCCAGCTGAAGCCCGCGCACGAACCCATCTGCCTCGCACGCAAGCCGTTGGACGGGACACTCGCCCACAATCTGCTCGGACACGGGACGGGCGCGTTGCATATCGACGCATGCCGCGTCCCATTCCGCAACCCGGCGGATGAGACCGAGGCGAAGAACAAGAACCGGCATGGACGGTTCGGTTCCGGACCGCGGGACAACCATGTATACGGCGCGGATAATGCGAATCGCACCGACTATAAGGCGGACGCCCGGTTCGCGCCGAACATGCTGTTCGACCGGACCATGGCCGGAGAGCTTGACCGGCAGTCCGGCGTCACCGTCAGTCGAAAAGGCAAATCACGCGCAAGCACGAAACCCGGTGACGGCTGGGGCATGACCCATACGGGTGCCGAATATGACGATATGGGCGGCGCATCCCGCTTCTATCCCGTGTTCCGGTATTGTCCGAAGGCGGGACCGGGGGAGAGGCCGACGGTGGACGGGATCCGCCATCCGACGGTGAAACCGTTGGAGCTGATGCGCTGGCTGGTGCGTCTGGTCACGCCGCCGGACGGGCTCGTGTTGGAGCCGTTCGCCGGCAGCGGCGCCACGTTGGAGGCGTGCCGGGTCGAAAACATGCGTTGCGTGGCGGCGGAGATGGATTCGGATTACGTGCGGCTCATCGCCCGCCGGATGGCGAGGCCGACGTCCCCGGTGCTGTTCTGA